The Megachile rotundata isolate GNS110a chromosome 6, iyMegRotu1, whole genome shotgun sequence nucleotide sequence gcaaaataaataattgaaattaactattattatttaagtaatatttaaGGTACTCATTAAGATTATATACTTCAAATCACAAAACGTCCTATAACAAATTTATTCCCTCCGTTTATTATAACTATCGCGCTTTTAATACTCTTAGCCGAAAGTACGTAAATAAAATTAACGTGAAATAATTGACCAATGCTTGtgcattaaataaatgtttgtaaTGTAACTGGATAAACTGTACCTCATTTCTCGAAGTCTCTGAACATGCTGAATTGTATTTTTTGCGGTAAAATCAATTTCTTCCATCGTTGTAAACCGGCCAATACCAAATCTATATAAATAAGGAATCGTTACAACGTTACGTTAATATCATTTGATACTAAGTCACCATCGTAATTTACCTAATACTGGAATGTGCTAAATCTTCTGATGTTCCAATTGCTCTCAATACATAACTCGGTTCCAAACTGGCGCTAGTACAAGCAGAGCCACTGCTCAaagcaatattttttaatgccaTTAATAAGGATTCGCCTTCCACATATGCAAAAGATAAATTCACACAACCAGGGTACCAAGCAACGGCATCTCCGTTACGTATAACATGTGGTAAATTTGACGTTATTGTTTCGATCAAATGATTGGAAAGCATTGTGATATACTTGTGGTCATACTAGGAGAAAACAGCAAACTATTTAAAATCTAGTACATAACAAAATACATAATACTGTTTCTAGTAGAATTACCTCCATTTCTGTTTGCGACAATTCACAGGCTGCTCCCAAACCCACAGCTAAAGGAGCTGGAACAGTACCACTTCTCATACCTCTCTCCTGACCACCGCCACTTTGAATTGGTTCTACACGAACTCTTGGTCTTCTCCTTACATACAAAGCACCAACTCCTGAAAAATCAATAAGCTGCAATTATACGAACATgaaatatataacaaatatttataactctTAGACAAATACCTTTTGGACCATATATTTTGTGACCGCTGATCGACATTAAGTCAATGTTCATAGCATTAACATCAACTGGCACTTTTCCAACAGCTTGAGCCGCATCTGTATGGAAAAACACCTTCTTTTTCCTACATATAGCACCAATTTCTTCAATTGGTTGTCTTACACCAATTTCATTATTGACCAGCATTATAGAAACAAGAGAAGTAGTGGGCCTAATTGCATCTTCTAATTGATTAAGATCAATAAGACCATTTGATTTCACTGGAATATAAGTCACCTCAAATCCTTCTGCTTCCAAGGCTCTACAGGAATCCAATACGCATTTGTGCTCCTGAAAcaagaaaattatatataaataaatgcagcaaaacatatttaatattaacaaaatatatttaatatttaactaaaCTTAACATACTATCTGAGTCGTCACAATATGATTTTTTTTGCCTTTGTAAAACCTTGCCACACCTTTTACAGCTATATTATTGCTTTCTGTTGCACCAGATGTAAATACAATTTCCTTTTTATCTGcacatattaaatttgcaatttgctattgaaaataaaatatccaaTTACTGTCTTTGCAAATCATAACTTGTAATATCATATGCAACAAAATGTAATAATGCTGGATATTAACCTTACGTGCATGTTCAACTGCTGTTTCCGTTTCCCAACCGTACATATGTGTTCTGGAATGTGGATTTCCATAGTAAGCAATAAGATAAGGCATCATTTTGTCTAATACTCGTGGATCCtgcataaaaattataaatttcattataaatacTTAAGTTAGATCATaatcttttatattatatttaccacTGGTGTAGTCGCTTGAGCATCTAAGTAAATAGCTCTGCCTTCGGCAGGACCCCTTTTGTATTCATCGGTAATAACAGCTGTaagtcaaatataaatttatatacaatagttaatacaatatatataataattttacaagatGCAATACTTACATTCATAGTCTGTTATTTCTGATAAAATTTGACTACTAGCGTGTACTGCACGACATTCCTTGACACGATTCAAGGTTGTTAATAAATTTCTCGTCGGTCGaaacatattaattttcatataaaactCAGATCTGTCTTCAGTATTTATAAATTCCGCAACATGACATGTTCTAACCTTAAGTAACCTATCTGTTATTGTGCGTAATTTTGTTTAACTAGCCATTTACCTATACGAATATAAATACGGTAATTGTATTCTAATCTTTTTTAATATCGAATACGATGTAGTTGGTACTCTCAGGATTGATAATTACGTACTTATTAACGCTCACCGATTCAGGAGTATATTTTCGCATCAGAACTACTACAGAAAGTGGTGCAATTCTGTTCACATGTttatctatacatatacatatacataacatatatacatatagatgtATCATTTATAAAGATAGAAATGAATTACATCTTTATAGGTAAAGAAAGGCAACAGGGAAAAGACAATAGTTTATTAATTACagtaaatgtgaaaattatttttattatttcagatttttccaaaagtacaaaaaataaCTTAAAGCACATGTACACGACGTGTAAGTAGTAGGACATAAAAGtacaaattacattaaatatgtTTATATAGATAGACAATTTTGGACATACAGTACATTGTACTGTATAgaaataatcacaatcgtgaAATACTGATTAACATATTAAACCTATTGACGATCTTTCGATAGATTTAGCGAATCACCGATATCTGCTTGTGACTGCTGTTTTTTATGCATCGTTGTCATATCCAACATTCCTCCAAAATCTGttttagaaattgataaatcttCGGTTCCTTGATACTCGTTCGATCGATTGAGCTTCGTATTATCATTTTGTACTTCTATTTTCTTTCGATCGGTTGAATAGTCTTCTGCAGTGACAGAAAAATTTCTACAAGATTCTGAAGATCCCGTAGTTGATTTGAATTGCGATGATAAAGAATCAATCATCGAAAAATCGCTAGATTTACGTTCATTCCCTTCTATATCTCTCGCTGGAGAAATTTTACCGATTGGACCGAACAAATTGGCTATATTTCGCATATACGCAGACGGTGATGGTGACGACGTTCTTGTAAAATCTGCAATAGAAAATCCAGAGAGCTTTGCCAGGTCTGCAGTAGAAAAATTGGCTAATTTtgataaatctgaaaatttggtgatCTGTTGCGTTATGTCGGCTAAAGGAAAATCGGATGCCGTAGACGACCGCGTTTTACTGATACCAGTATCCGTTACAAGGGTATTGGATACCTTCGAAAAATCTGTTGGCGCAAAATCATAAtcacattttgtattttttacggAAACAGTTAGTTCTCCGGATTGAAAACTAGGTATCACTTCCGATGAAGGTATATGTTGTTTCGATGTCGCAGAACTTCCGTCTTTCAGTTGCGTAATCGATGCGGTATCCGTGGTTATAATATTATCTTTCTTAATGTTATCTCTCGAAGTAGATGGTTGCATCACAAAAGATTTCGATGTAGGAGTAAGTATGGCACCGTCTGGTTTAAAGTTTACGGGCGTGAGGAAGACCGCAGCATTGTTAGGTGCAAGACCAACTCCCGGTGGAACTGCAGAAGGAACAAGAGATTCTGATGCCGGTACGAGCGGAAATTTGACGGCAAGAAATTCAGGTGTTGTTCCATCTTCAGATCCAGGACAGATCATTTCTCTAATTACATCCCAATAAGATCCATTAGATCGATTGCGTCCAGGTAATTTAGACGCCAGTGAAGACTGTTAATATTACGTGTATTTTAGTATCGTTTGCACtattttttatcgatttttgTATACCTACCCTTAAACGTTCGAGGTAAGttgtattattgttaaaatttgcAGTAAAATCAATACCTCCTTCGCTTTTGTAATATTCTATACATCTTCTCTGAAATAGCAGATACATAATGAACTAATATATAATATCGGATCGATTATTAAGCTAATTTTGGCATGTACATACAATCTCTTCTAACGTGTCTTGAGAGAGAAAGTGTTCCTGGGACAATGTGTAACTTAAAAGCATTGGCCTTGGATATTCGTGAGGTCGATTTTCAGGAGGCGGTAAAGACCAAAAAACATTAAAGTTTGACTCGTAACAGCTACCATCTGTGTTGTAAGGTgctaaaaatatgaatgattCTTTTGTCAGTTTTATGCATGaagttgttaaaataattataataaaaagtactAACAGCATATTAATCCTACACACGGCGTATATCCATTGTCGCTAGGTcctttcattttaatttgataatctaATTGAGAATCTACATCTCGAAGAGAAGGGGAAGCATGAGATCTAGGATGAGAATGATACCATCCAACCAAAGTAACACGCTTCCATTCCATAGCTCTGGCAATTTCTGTTTCAACTGCAGCTGCAGCTGACTTATCTTTGCCAGAATATCTACATGGAAAGGCAGTTGTTATGGATAaatctaaaatacaaaataaatgatatttaagTAATAGAAACGAATACTAActacatgaaattttataaaaatgatatttactGTGCGAATTAATATCCCAATGGCCACCTAGATAGCCGCATACTTCTTTATCCGTTAAATGGCAATGCAAATCTACCAATAAAGCTGCAGTAGTTGTTACTGTAACTAAAAAGGGCTGTATTTTTCCAAGCGTACTAAAAGAAGTAAGTTCTACCATCGTACTCATATCCCTAAAATATACGTAATCATTAATTAAAACATAAGCAATGTTTTCTAATATTCTTTTCTTACATGGCATGACTTCTTATCCCAAGATTTGCATGCTTTACTGGTACCCGTACAACTTGTATAGGAGGACTTGTTTGAATCTTTTCCAGGCTCTCCTCCATAGATTCAGCAGTTGCTGTTGTTTCCATTTCTCTCCTATTTCTtttatacttaaaatattttactctaattaaaattataattttaaaaacaacgatataTTCATAGTTTTTCTCTTCTGTAAGTTATACacagtaaataattttattagtatCAACTCATTATCGCTTAATACAAGAAACTATATTACATTGCACAGTGGTATCCTTAAGTATTAATTAAACATTCACAAAACACTTAAAATCAAACATCGCTGTCATTACATTGTGTATTAGACTATTGAAAAAACTAGCCATTACCATCACCGGTGTTATTGGTAAAAAATAATACCAGGCCTGCCAAGCTTACGAACACAAAAGAGCAAATCTGACTTTCTTGGGGAAAATGGCAACCAAGAGGAACCGAGAGGTCCCTACCACCTGCGAAGTATCAGCGCATTGGTAATACGGTGACAAGCGGTACACACgaggtcattttgaataattaattatacgttttgtggatatattttgtgcactttCATGATTGAacaatggtcagcaatgcattatttacatggtacgataataaaacttcataaataatttacgggtaatgagtaattaattatttcgtgTCAGCATtacgatacgtacatgagccgtctatgtcaattctattacgcatgcaaagtgcaatatttcggcattttggcgacgtagtatggttcctgaggcctttagaaacaaatttctattagggtttgatgcgttttgatgcctaataaagccagaaaatcaatttttgtagaattcggtccaaaacggtacaggtggcgccatctagcggcgagcggcggaactacgaaaaactaaaatttcgattttctcaaaaactagggacttttccgcaattctgagatatacaaattgttccttgtcgcctacggaatcgaacgaatctaattatagcctgctaggaccattattaaagaaaatagaaaaatagcccatttaatggactaaaaaattatcgtccatctagcggtgaaagttggaactacaaaaatagaaaatctcgattttctcgaaaactaggaacttttccgaaattctgagatatacaaattgttccttgttgcctacggaatcgaacgaatctaattatagcctgctaggaccattattaaagaaaatagaaaaatagcccattttatggactaaaaaattaccgcccatctagcggtgaaagctggaactacaaaaatataaaaatgcgat carries:
- the Nfs1 gene encoding nfs1 cysteine desulfurase isoform X1, which encodes MKINMFRPTRNLLTTLNRVKECRAVHASSQILSEITDYESVITDEYKRGPAEGRAIYLDAQATTPVDPRVLDKMMPYLIAYYGNPHSRTHMYGWETETAVEHARKQIANLICADKKEIVFTSGATESNNIAVKGVARFYKGKKNHIVTTQIEHKCVLDSCRALEAEGFEVTYIPVKSNGLIDLNQLEDAIRPTTSLVSIMLVNNEIGVRQPIEEIGAICRKKKVFFHTDAAQAVGKVPVDVNAMNIDLMSISGHKIYGPKGVGALYVRRRPRVRVEPIQSGGGQERGMRSGTVPAPLAVGLGAACELSQTEMEYDHKYITMLSNHLIETITSNLPHVIRNGDAVAWYPGCVNLSFAYVEGESLLMALKNIALSSGSACTSASLEPSYVLRAIGTSEDLAHSSIRFGIGRFTTMEEIDFTAKNTIQHVQRLREMSPLWEMVQEGIDLKTIKWTQH
- the LOC100879008 gene encoding uncharacterized protein LOC100879008 isoform X1 gives rise to the protein METTATAESMEESLEKIQTSPPIQVVRVPVKHANLGIRSHAMDMSTMVELTSFSTLGKIQPFLVTVTTTAALLVDLHCHLTDKEVCGYLGGHWDINSHNLSITTAFPCRYSGKDKSAAAAVETEIARAMEWKRVTLVGWYHSHPRSHASPSLRDVDSQLDYQIKMKGPSDNGYTPCVGLICSPYNTDGSCYESNFNVFWSLPPPENRPHEYPRPMLLSYTLSQEHFLSQDTLEEIRRCIEYYKSEGGIDFTANFNNNTTYLERLRSSLASKLPGRNRSNGSYWDVIREMICPGSEDGTTPEFLAVKFPLVPASESLVPSAVPPGVGLAPNNAAVFLTPVNFKPDGAILTPTSKSFVMQPSTSRDNIKKDNIITTDTASITQLKDGSSATSKQHIPSSEVIPSFQSGELTVSVKNTKCDYDFAPTDFSKVSNTLVTDTGISKTRSSTASDFPLADITQQITKFSDLSKLANFSTADLAKLSGFSIADFTRTSSPSPSAYMRNIANLFGPIGKISPARDIEGNERKSSDFSMIDSLSSQFKSTTGSSESCRNFSVTAEDYSTDRKKIEVQNDNTKLNRSNEYQGTEDLSISKTDFGGMLDMTTMHKKQQSQADIGDSLNLSKDRQ
- the Nfs1 gene encoding nfs1 cysteine desulfurase isoform X3, with amino-acid sequence MKINMFRPTRNLLTTLNRVKECRAVHASSQILSEITDYESVITDEYKRGPAEGRAIYLDAQATTPVDPRVLDKMMPYLIAYYGNPHSRTHMYGWETETAVEHARKEHKCVLDSCRALEAEGFEVTYIPVKSNGLIDLNQLEDAIRPTTSLVSIMLVNNEIGVRQPIEEIGAICRKKKVFFHTDAAQAVGKVPVDVNAMNIDLMSISGHKIYGPKGVGALYVRRRPRVRVEPIQSGGGQERGMRSGTVPAPLAVGLGAACELSQTEMEYDHKYITMLSNHLIETITSNLPHVIRNGDAVAWYPGCVNLSFAYVEGESLLMALKNIALSSGSACTSASLEPSYVLRAIGTSEDLAHSSIRFGIGRFTTMEEIDFTAKNTIQHVQRLREMSPLWEMVQEGIDLKTIKWTQH
- the LOC100879008 gene encoding uncharacterized protein LOC100879008 isoform X2, yielding MPFTVTTTAALLVDLHCHLTDKEVCGYLGGHWDINSHNLSITTAFPCRYSGKDKSAAAAVETEIARAMEWKRVTLVGWYHSHPRSHASPSLRDVDSQLDYQIKMKGPSDNGYTPCVGLICSPYNTDGSCYESNFNVFWSLPPPENRPHEYPRPMLLSYTLSQEHFLSQDTLEEIRRCIEYYKSEGGIDFTANFNNNTTYLERLRSSLASKLPGRNRSNGSYWDVIREMICPGSEDGTTPEFLAVKFPLVPASESLVPSAVPPGVGLAPNNAAVFLTPVNFKPDGAILTPTSKSFVMQPSTSRDNIKKDNIITTDTASITQLKDGSSATSKQHIPSSEVIPSFQSGELTVSVKNTKCDYDFAPTDFSKVSNTLVTDTGISKTRSSTASDFPLADITQQITKFSDLSKLANFSTADLAKLSGFSIADFTRTSSPSPSAYMRNIANLFGPIGKISPARDIEGNERKSSDFSMIDSLSSQFKSTTGSSESCRNFSVTAEDYSTDRKKIEVQNDNTKLNRSNEYQGTEDLSISKTDFGGMLDMTTMHKKQQSQADIGDSLNLSKDRQ
- the Nfs1 gene encoding nfs1 cysteine desulfurase isoform X2 produces the protein MKINMFRPTRNLLTTLNRVKECRAVHASSQILSEITDYESVITDEYKRGPAEGRAIYLDAQATTPVDPRVLDKMMPYLIAYYGNPHSRTHMYGWETETAVEHAHKKEIVFTSGATESNNIAVKGVARFYKGKKNHIVTTQIEHKCVLDSCRALEAEGFEVTYIPVKSNGLIDLNQLEDAIRPTTSLVSIMLVNNEIGVRQPIEEIGAICRKKKVFFHTDAAQAVGKVPVDVNAMNIDLMSISGHKIYGPKGVGALYVRRRPRVRVEPIQSGGGQERGMRSGTVPAPLAVGLGAACELSQTEMEYDHKYITMLSNHLIETITSNLPHVIRNGDAVAWYPGCVNLSFAYVEGESLLMALKNIALSSGSACTSASLEPSYVLRAIGTSEDLAHSSIRFGIGRFTTMEEIDFTAKNTIQHVQRLREMSPLWEMVQEGIDLKTIKWTQH